The Candidatus Poribacteria bacterium genome includes the window AAGCGACGACTGAGAATATATCAACTCATTTTCTAATTTTGCGTAAGTCCTATAGAGACAAACCCGGTCAGATTGTTATTGTATTAATTCAACCCTGTTTGTATTGCGTTTCCTCACTCAACAAAATCCTCAAGTACAATTACATTTAACTCACTAACTTCCAGTTTCTTCAAATCTTTGTCGTTAGTGACAAAGATATCACAGCCATTCTCTAATGCTGTAGCAACAATTAGAGCATCAGGGGTTCGGATGGATGGATATTCTGAACGCAGTTTTCCCGCCCGTTCCGCTATCTCATAGGTAACTGTGAGCACTTGAATTGACAATGAGGAGAGAAATCGCTTGAAACGTTCAATCTCTGCTATCTTTC containing:
- a CDS encoding PIN domain-containing protein, which produces MEQKVLDIHSAGSKATSVFLDTPVLIYYLEDIEPYYLLAEEIFNKINDEKIKGFLSAISVTEFVTKPFADGKIAEIERFKRFLSSLSIQVLTVTYEIAERAGKLRSEYPSIRTPDALIVATALENGCDIFVTNDKDLKKLEVSELNVIVLEDFVE